Proteins co-encoded in one Maylandia zebra isolate NMK-2024a linkage group LG16, Mzebra_GT3a, whole genome shotgun sequence genomic window:
- the LOC101483052 gene encoding granzyme B translates to MICCILYVFLQISLTGAAESGIVGGREAKPHSRPYMVSVQYRGVHSCGGILIQRDFVLTAAHCKNETWGSCTVVLGAHDITKKERTQQRIEVDEYFAHPGFTGQYEYDIMLLKLKKKAKLSKNVKTIGLPEGKTSANMKCAVAGWGWTTAHDCPSNVLKEATENIEATSNCENIWQQYFNSDHMICTNFTKKSGGVCRGDSGGPLICKNKLQGVTAYTSPEDCTDLSYPHVFTKVRFFIPWIKETMKK, encoded by the exons ATGATCTGCTGCATCCTTTACGTCTTTCTGCAAATCTCCCTCACAG GGGCTGCTGAGAGCGGCATAGTCGGTGGCAGGGAGGCAAAGCCCCACTCCAGACCGTACATGGTGTCAGTCCAGTATCGGGGAGTACATTCATGTGGAGGGATCCTTATTCAGAGGGACTTTGTTCTGACTGCAGCTCACTGCAA AAATGAGACCTGGGGTTCTTGCACCGTGGTGCTCGGAGCACACGACATCACCAAGAAAGAGAGAACTCAGCAACGCATCGAAGTGGACGAGTATTTCGCTCATCCAGGGTTCACTGGACAATACGAATATGACATCATGTTACTGAAG TTGAAAAAGAAAGCCAAACTCAGTAAGAACGTGAAGACCATCGGCCTGCCTGAAGGAAAAACATCAGCTAACATGAAATGTGCTGTGGCAGGCTGGGGATGGACTACAGCTCATGACTGTCCCTCAAATGTGTTAAAGGAAGCCACAGAGAACATAGAGGCCACGTCTAACTGTGAAAACATTTGGCAACAATATTTTAATTCTGATCACATGATTTGCACCAACTTTACCAAAAAGAGTGGAGGCGTCTGCCGG GGAGACTCTGGTGGACCACTCATCTGCAAGAATAAGCTTCAAGGTGTAACAGCTTACACCTCACCAGAGGACTGCACTGATCTCAGCTACCCCCACGTGTTCACTAAAGTCCGTTTCTTCATCCCCTGGATCaaggaaacaatgaaaaaataa